The genomic DNA AAGAGAAGGCGAAGGTGCCGAAATCTTAGCCAAAGCAATAGACCTCAGAAAAGCAAAAATGGGAATTCCAATGAATCTTGAAGATCTGAAAATATCAAAAGAGCAGTATTTTAATGATCTGGAAGATATTATCGACCTTATATACAAGGATATTGCCACTGAATATAATCCTAGAAAATTTAACAGAAATGAAATAAGAGAATTATTGGAAACTTTATATTAATTTAATATTTTAAGAGTATAATCTATTTAAAAATACATTATGATAAAGGTGAAAAATGAGAAGAGTAATAGTAGTAGATGATGAGCCAATAACAAGAATGGACATTTGTGAGATATTAAGAGAAGGCGGTTACGATGTAATAGGACAGGCAGCAGACGGCTTTGATGCCATAGAGCAGTGCAAAAATCTGAAACCGGACTTCGTTATAATGGATGTTAAAATGCCGATATTAGACGGGTTAAAGGCCTCAAAAATAATCATAAAAGATAAACTGGCAAGGGGAGCAGTGCTGCTTACCGCTTATTCCAGCCAGGAGTTTATAGAAGAAGCCAAAAACATAGGGGTCTCGGGTTATATAGTAAAGCCTATAGATGAAAAATCCTTTTTGCCGAACCTTGAGGTAATACTGAGTAAGCAGGAAGAATATGAAGCTTTGGAAAAGAAATATATCAAAACTAATCAAAAACTGGAAGACAGAAAAAGACTGGATATAGCAAAAAGTATTCTGATGGAAAGAGATAAGATGACTGAGAAAGAGGCATATACCTACATAAGAAGTCTTAGCATGGATAAAAGATGTGATATGGGGAAAATAATTGATATTATAATTTTATCGGGGGAAACTAATGCTTAGAACTATATGTAAACAACACACTGCTCTGCCGGACAAAAGTATAAGAAAACTGGAAAAAATAGCCGAAGGACTGACAGTATTAAGTAAGCTGCTAAAGGCGGATATATTTATAGACTGCCCTACAGGAATTAACGATGCAGCAATAGTAGTAGCAGAAGCTAATCCTGAAACAGGTTCGAGCTATACTCAGAGTGTAGTAGGACAGTATGCATATAGAAAGAATGAGCCGGCTGTTTTAAGAACGCTGGAAACAGGACTTCCGTCGAGGGATTATAAAGCCCTGACTCAGGAAAATACTTTGGTTAGACAGAATGTGGTTCCTATAAAGAATGAAAAGGAAGAGGTAATAGGCGTCCTTATAGTGGAAGAAGGGAGTAATGATACCGGACTGAATAAGGAACTGAATTTTCTGCATGATGCTACAAACGAGCTTCTGAGAAGCTCCATGGAGATGACAAAGGAGCAGAAAATAATTGATTACATAAATGACGGGATTATTATTTTCAATGAAAAAGGAATACTTATATATGCTAATTCCAAGGCTAAAAATATTTATAAAAAAATAGGATACAAGCATAATATTCTTGGAACCAAATTTAGTAATATAGTTTTGAATAATATAGCTTTTAAGGATGTGCTTGACGGGATAATACCGGGAAGTTCAGACATACACATAGCAAAGATGGATCTGAACAT from Sebaldella termitidis ATCC 33386 includes the following:
- a CDS encoding ANTAR domain-containing response regulator translates to MRRVIVVDDEPITRMDICEILREGGYDVIGQAADGFDAIEQCKNLKPDFVIMDVKMPILDGLKASKIIIKDKLARGAVLLTAYSSQEFIEEAKNIGVSGYIVKPIDEKSFLPNLEVILSKQEEYEALEKKYIKTNQKLEDRKRLDIAKSILMERDKMTEKEAYTYIRSLSMDKRCDMGKIIDIIILSGETNA
- a CDS encoding sensor histidine kinase; translation: MLRTICKQHTALPDKSIRKLEKIAEGLTVLSKLLKADIFIDCPTGINDAAIVVAEANPETGSSYTQSVVGQYAYRKNEPAVLRTLETGLPSRDYKALTQENTLVRQNVVPIKNEKEEVIGVLIVEEGSNDTGLNKELNFLHDATNELLRSSMEMTKEQKIIDYINDGIIIFNEKGILIYANSKAKNIYKKIGYKHNILGTKFSNIVLNNIAFKDVLDGIIPGSSDIHIAKMDLNIHYYLIKESKNVKNVVLFIKDLTEIKEKEKELILKSVAIKEIHHRVKNNLQTIASLLRIQARKTEDEAVRQAFNESINRILSIAVTHEILAQNGLDDLKIKEMFSKILKNSIRASIGENLDLKTSISGDDFKINSDKSTSIALIANELVQNSITHGFKGMTSGKIDITVKQGKIKSKVTIADNGVGFKSKDFKNESLGLQIVKSLVKEKLFGTIDIKSTKNGTIIVFDFEN